One segment of Proteus appendicitidis DNA contains the following:
- a CDS encoding type VI secretion system Vgr family protein gives MSTNDANNTPKPRLVLDDPTSSPSFKMGMTFSEQQARIKKYSELLETLGKGLLHTGLVFTCQIGGLPASTFQVTQFDLNEGLSELFTLSIHAVSEQNDIDFSNQLGVASSLTVSRDGKTLRTVQGLLASAEQGNTDGVKTWYQFVIRPEMWVMTLNQDSRIFQNKTVPQILQQLLDEAHIKYDNQFYQPELHQTRRYITQKRESAYAFWCRLAFEEGINFWFEEGPKLFYSDNHLGMTAGITLTYNPQAETDITDTTATTWRYTERLCSDVRIDKDYNPMRPSYPLSQETTGDVHQQHPVFESYGRFQEDAHAQPLNQLRYEQSQNHRQTGSASTNCFALMPGKVFTLTNHPSARMNSRWQVISVSHHGVQPSADNGGGEGTQLSNHVTFIPGTQEWRPPFHYKPLADGDELATVVGPEGEEIYTDEQGAVKVYFHWDRRGKPDHSGSCWLRVAQGWNGDGYGFMAIPRIGQEVIVSYLNGDIDRPIITGCTYNGRNAPPLDLPKDKTRTTFRTKTHKGTGFNELRFEDAGGREEVYLHAQRNQNTHINHNKFQYIGNDESHEVANNRKHEVCHNEFIRIVNEQTLNVGANQFEQIGKDRITRIDNHWKEVIYASHFQEVGENKQCDIQNDYKLTVAGGIHSHTKIHTLQASDTMLIKGKSGSIQIDAQGVTITGNITLRGNVSITGGAPEVVPSLESAVNEGLPLAEDCRAKALKQDTP, from the coding sequence ATGTCAACGAATGACGCTAACAATACCCCTAAACCCCGTTTGGTATTAGATGATCCGACATCATCACCCTCCTTTAAAATGGGGATGACATTCTCAGAACAACAAGCTCGCATTAAAAAATACAGCGAATTACTCGAAACGTTAGGTAAAGGATTACTGCACACGGGGTTAGTGTTTACTTGCCAAATTGGCGGCTTACCCGCAAGCACCTTTCAAGTCACCCAATTCGATTTAAACGAAGGGTTATCAGAACTTTTCACTCTGTCGATTCACGCGGTGAGCGAGCAAAACGACATCGATTTTTCCAATCAATTAGGCGTAGCTTCATCGTTAACGGTCAGTCGTGATGGTAAAACACTTCGCACTGTTCAAGGTTTGTTGGCAAGTGCCGAACAAGGCAATACCGATGGCGTTAAAACGTGGTATCAATTTGTTATTCGCCCAGAAATGTGGGTGATGACGCTGAACCAAGATAGCCGTATTTTCCAGAATAAAACGGTGCCACAAATTCTTCAGCAATTGCTGGATGAAGCCCATATCAAATATGACAACCAGTTTTATCAACCTGAACTGCATCAAACTCGTCGCTATATCACTCAAAAGCGCGAGTCTGCTTATGCATTTTGGTGTCGCCTAGCCTTTGAAGAGGGGATCAACTTTTGGTTTGAAGAAGGGCCAAAACTGTTTTATAGCGATAACCATTTAGGAATGACCGCGGGGATCACGCTAACCTATAACCCACAAGCAGAAACCGATATTACCGACACCACTGCCACCACATGGCGCTATACCGAACGTTTATGCAGTGATGTGCGCATCGATAAAGATTATAACCCTATGCGTCCTTCTTACCCGTTATCACAAGAAACAACGGGTGACGTTCATCAACAACATCCTGTTTTTGAGAGTTATGGACGTTTTCAAGAAGATGCCCATGCTCAACCATTGAATCAACTGCGCTATGAACAATCGCAAAACCATCGTCAAACCGGCTCGGCAAGCACCAACTGTTTTGCATTAATGCCGGGCAAAGTGTTTACCTTAACCAATCACCCGAGTGCGAGAATGAATTCGCGTTGGCAAGTGATCAGTGTTTCGCATCACGGTGTACAGCCCTCTGCGGATAACGGGGGCGGTGAAGGCACCCAGTTGAGCAATCACGTGACATTTATTCCTGGCACACAAGAATGGCGTCCACCTTTTCATTATAAACCTCTGGCAGATGGTGACGAGTTAGCGACCGTAGTAGGACCTGAAGGTGAAGAGATTTATACCGATGAACAAGGTGCGGTAAAAGTTTATTTTCACTGGGATAGACGCGGAAAGCCTGATCATAGTGGTTCGTGTTGGTTGCGCGTTGCACAAGGTTGGAATGGCGATGGCTACGGCTTTATGGCGATCCCGCGTATTGGGCAAGAAGTGATTGTTTCTTATTTAAATGGTGATATTGATAGACCGATTATTACGGGCTGTACTTATAACGGTCGCAATGCCCCACCACTAGATTTACCCAAAGATAAAACCCGAACCACTTTTCGTACAAAAACGCATAAAGGCACAGGATTTAATGAACTGCGATTTGAGGATGCCGGCGGACGCGAAGAAGTGTATTTACATGCGCAGCGGAATCAGAATACACATATTAATCACAATAAATTCCAATATATTGGCAATGATGAATCTCATGAGGTTGCGAATAATCGTAAACATGAGGTTTGTCATAATGAATTTATTCGTATAGTTAATGAGCAAACTCTTAACGTAGGTGCCAATCAATTCGAGCAAATTGGTAAAGATCGCATTACTCGGATTGATAATCATTGGAAAGAAGTGATCTATGCTAGTCATTTTCAAGAGGTAGGTGAAAATAAACAGTGTGATATACAAAATGATTATAAATTGACGGTTGCTGGTGGTATTCATTCCCATACAAAAATACACACGCTTCAAGCGAGTGATACCATGCTAATTAAAGGGAAATCAGGAAGTATTCAAATTGATGCCCAAGGTGTCACCATTACCGGAAATATAACGTTAAGAGGAAATGTTTCTATTACTGGAGGCGCTCCTGAAGTTGTGCCTTCATTAGAGTCTGCTGTAAATGAAGGACTACCGCTAGCAGAAGATTGTCGAGCAAAAGCGTTAAAACAGGATACGCCATAA
- a CDS encoding phage holin family protein, producing MSDTQRPQGPASGVLNSISKIGAIVIGMVETRLNLIAVELEEEKTTLIQLILMAGVTLLLTAFGLMSLLVLIFWVIPPEYRVYALAITTATLLFCALIGAIMTLRKARNSTLLGDTRQQLELDKRLLEQYHDEQTK from the coding sequence ATGAGTGATACACAAAGACCACAGGGCCCCGCATCCGGGGTTCTGAATTCTATCAGTAAGATTGGTGCTATTGTCATAGGCATGGTTGAAACACGCCTAAACTTGATTGCCGTTGAACTGGAAGAAGAAAAAACCACGCTTATCCAGCTTATTTTAATGGCGGGTGTTACTTTGTTGCTCACCGCTTTTGGCTTAATGAGTTTACTTGTTCTGATTTTTTGGGTTATTCCACCTGAATATCGAGTTTATGCTTTAGCCATCACAACCGCTACTTTACTTTTTTGTGCACTGATTGGTGCCATCATGACATTAAGAAAAGCGCGAAATTCCACCTTATTAGGCGATACTCGCCAGCAATTGGAATTAGATAAACGTCTTTTGGAGCAATATCATGATGAACAAACAAAATAA
- a CDS encoding DUF883 family protein — translation MSHQRSNEDLRSELKSLADTLEEVLNSSADKSKEEIQSLRAKAESAIKGSRAKLSDAGREIVDNTKEIAGKADNYVRENPWTGIGIGAAVGVVLGVLLAKR, via the coding sequence ATGTCTCATCAACGTTCCAATGAAGATCTGCGTAGTGAATTGAAATCTCTTGCTGATACTCTAGAAGAAGTACTGAACTCCTCTGCAGATAAATCTAAAGAAGAAATCCAAAGCTTACGCGCAAAAGCAGAATCAGCAATCAAAGGTTCTCGTGCAAAACTCAGTGATGCTGGTCGAGAAATTGTCGATAACACCAAGGAAATCGCTGGAAAAGCAGATAACTATGTTCGTGAAAATCCATGGACAGGTATCGGTATTGGTGCCGCAGTTGGTGTTGTTCTTGGTGTTCTGCTAGCTAAACGCTAA
- a CDS encoding YqjK-like family protein, which translates to MMNKQNKQTILARRKKLLLNKIQQQRSDLGQSTQTWLDVTEPYDKAWRILVSLKPALLVGASFISLYSIKHPRKIIQLGQRAIGAIGLIRTIQKSFKKTSD; encoded by the coding sequence ATGATGAACAAACAAAATAAGCAGACGATCCTCGCAAGACGTAAAAAGCTGTTGTTGAATAAAATTCAGCAACAGCGTTCTGATTTAGGGCAAAGCACGCAAACTTGGCTTGATGTGACAGAGCCTTATGATAAAGCGTGGCGAATTTTAGTTTCTTTAAAACCCGCATTGTTAGTGGGCGCTAGTTTTATTTCTCTTTATAGCATCAAACACCCTAGAAAAATCATACAATTAGGGCAACGTGCCATCGGTGCAATTGGTTTAATTCGTACAATCCAAAAGTCCTTCAAAAAAACCTCAGATTGA
- a CDS encoding DoxX family protein encodes MKKFEDIALLIARILMPILFISAGYGKIGGYEGTQQYMQAMGVPGFLLPLTILLELGGGLAILFGFLTRTTAIFTAVFTLLTALLFHSNFAEGMNQLMFMKNMTIAGGYLLLVITGPGKWSLDRIFNKNW; translated from the coding sequence ATGAAAAAATTTGAAGACATTGCATTATTAATTGCCCGTATTTTAATGCCTATTTTATTTATTAGTGCAGGCTACGGAAAAATTGGTGGCTACGAAGGAACACAGCAATATATGCAAGCAATGGGTGTTCCAGGTTTCTTATTGCCACTGACTATTTTATTAGAATTAGGCGGTGGATTAGCAATCTTATTTGGTTTCTTAACTCGCACAACAGCAATCTTTACTGCGGTATTTACTCTTCTAACCGCACTGCTGTTCCACAGCAATTTTGCTGAAGGCATGAACCAATTAATGTTTATGAAAAATATGACAATCGCTGGTGGATATTTATTACTGGTTATCACAGGTCCAGGTAAATGGAGCTTAGATCGTATTTTCAATAAAAATTGGTAA